One window from the genome of Vicugna pacos chromosome 21, VicPac4, whole genome shotgun sequence encodes:
- the SF3B4 gene encoding splicing factor 3B subunit 4, with amino-acid sequence MAAGPISERNQDATVYVGGLDEKVSEPLLWELFLQAGPVVNTHMPKDRVTGQHQGYGFVEFLSEEDADYAIKIMNMIKLYGKPIRVNKASAHNKNLDVGANIFIGNLDPEIDEKLLYDTFSAFGVILQTPKIMRDPDTGNSKGYAFINFASFDASDAAIEAMNGQYLCNRPITVSYAFKKDSKGERHGSAAERLLAAQNPLSQADRPHQLFADAPPPPSAPNPVVSSLGSGLPPPGMPPPGSFPPPVPPPGALPPGIPPAMPPPPMPPGAGGHGPPSAGTPGAGHPGHGHSHPHPFPPGGMPHPGMSQMQLAHHGPHGLGHPHAGPPGSGGQPPPRPPPGMPHPGPPPMGMPPRGPPFGSPMGHPGPMPPHGMRGPPPLMPPHGYTGPPRPPPYGYQRGPLPPPRPTPRPPVPPRGPLRGPLPQ; translated from the exons ATGGCGGCCGGGCCGATCTCTGAGCGGAACCAGG ATGCCACTGTGTACGTGGGGGGCCTGGATGAGAAGGTTAGTGAACCGCTGCTGTGGGAGCTATTTCTCCAGGCAGGACCAGTAGTCAACACCCACATGCCAAAGGATAGAGTCACTGGTCAGCACCAAG GCTATGGCTTTGTGGAATTCTTGAGTGAGGAAGATGCTGACTATGCCATTAAGATCATGAACATGATCAAACTCTATGGGAAGCCAATACGAGTGAACAAGGCATCAGCTCACAACAAAAACCTGGATGTGGGGGCCAACATTTTCATTGGGAACCTGGACCCAGAGATTGATGAGAAGTTGCTTTATGATACTTTTAGTGCTTTTGGGGTCATCTTACAAACCCCCAAGATTATGCGGGACCCTGACACAGGCAACTCCAAAGGTTATGCCTTTATTAATTTTGCTTCATTTGATGCTTCGGATGCAGCAATTGAGGCCATGAATGGGCAGTACCTCTGTAACCGCCCAATCACTGTGTCCTATGCCTTCAAGAAGGACTCTAAGGGTGAGCGCCATGGTTCAGCAGCTGAGCGACTTCTGGCAGCACAGAACCCGCTCTCCCAGGCTGACCGCCCTCATCAGCTGTTTGCAGATGCACCCCCTCCACCCTCTGCTCCCAATCCTGTGGTATCATCACTGGGGTCCGGGCTACCCCCACCAG GGATGCCTCCTCCCggctccttcccacccccagtaCCACCTCCTGGAGCACTTCCACCTGGGATACCCCCAGCCATGCCACCACCACCTATGCCTCCTGGGGCTGGAGGACATGGCCCCCCATCAGCCGGAACCCCAGGGGCTGGACATCCTGGACACGGACATTCACATCCTCACCCCTTTCCACCGGGTGGGATGCCACATCCAG GAATGTCTCAGATGCAGCTGGCCCACCATGGCCCTCATGGCTTAGGACACCCTCATGCCGGGCCCCCTGGCTCTGGGGGACAGCCACCGCCCCGACCACCACCTGGAATGCCTCATCCTGGACCTCCTCCAATGGGCATGCCCCCCCGAGGGCCTCCGTTTGGATCTCCCATGG GCCACCCAGGTCCTATGCCTCCGCATGGTATGCGTGGACCTCCTCCACTGATGCCCCCACACGGGTACACTGGCCCACCTCGGCCTCCACCGTACGGCTACCAGCGagggcccctccctccacccagacCCACTCCCCGGCCTCCAGTTCCCCCTCGAGGCCCTCTTCGAGGCCCTCTTCCTCAGTGA